Proteins encoded in a region of the Candidatus Dadabacteria bacterium genome:
- the msrB gene encoding peptide-methionine (R)-S-oxide reductase MsrB, which produces MGLTAEQWREKLSSLEYKVLWKKGTEAPFSGDLLYNKKKGTYVTAGCGQPVFSSEHKYDSKTGWPSFWRPISEDAVRIVPDNSFGLRRYEVVSSKCGEHLGHVFKDGPPPTGLRYCINSVALDFIPSQ; this is translated from the coding sequence ATGGGACTTACCGCGGAGCAGTGGAGGGAGAAGCTTTCTTCACTTGAGTACAAAGTTCTCTGGAAAAAAGGCACGGAAGCTCCTTTTTCGGGAGACCTGCTTTATAACAAGAAAAAGGGGACCTATGTCACTGCCGGCTGCGGACAGCCTGTTTTTTCCTCAGAGCATAAATACGATTCAAAAACCGGATGGCCGAGTTTCTGGAGGCCCATAAGTGAGGACGCAGTGAGGATAGTTCCCGATAACTCCTTCGGGCTCAGGCGCTATGAGGTAGTATCAAGTAAATGCGGGGAACACTTGGGACATGTTTTCAAAGATGGTCCTCCTCCGACGGGACTTCGGTACTGCATAAACTCGGTCGCTTTGGATTTCATCCCTTCCCAGTAA
- a CDS encoding aldehyde dehydrogenase family protein → MPKTLEVLGAYDEKLIRKIPVTSKREMQKALSEARALADRPSERIPIPQRIEILERTREFVERNYDRIVADAAAEGGKPLIDTRVEITRAVNGIKVATESLSNLGGEEIPMGSNAASLNRMAFTLREPIGVVVAISAFNHPFNLAVHQVIPAVAVGCPVIIKPALNTPLSCLNLLEALYESGLPEKWACAVIVDDTLAEALATDKRVNYLTFIGSAKVGWHLRSRLAPGTRCALEHGGAAPVIVERDADIDDMLPLLAKGGFYHAGQVCVSVQRVFAQSSVVKKVARGLKKLALETKVGDPTSEETHIGPLISPKEVTRVHSWVKEALRKDGELLCGGSRIGKTCYEPTVILNPSQNCRLSREEIFGPVIAVYSYEKMDEAIELANSLPYSFQASVFTKNIDTALEAVKELKAASVLVNDHTAFRVDWMPFRGAGHSGIGTGGIPYTMREMTHEKLMVIRSSAV, encoded by the coding sequence ATGCCGAAAACACTTGAGGTTCTTGGGGCCTACGACGAAAAACTCATAAGAAAAATTCCCGTGACAAGCAAAAGGGAGATGCAAAAAGCGCTTTCCGAGGCAAGGGCTCTTGCCGATAGGCCGTCAGAGAGAATTCCCATTCCGCAAAGAATAGAGATCCTCGAGCGGACCAGAGAGTTTGTCGAGAGAAACTACGACCGCATCGTAGCGGACGCAGCAGCAGAGGGAGGAAAACCTCTCATTGACACAAGAGTCGAGATTACGAGGGCCGTAAACGGAATAAAGGTGGCAACCGAGTCCCTCTCCAATCTCGGAGGAGAGGAAATACCCATGGGCTCAAACGCCGCTTCCCTTAACAGGATGGCATTTACTCTCAGGGAACCTATAGGGGTTGTGGTGGCCATCTCGGCCTTCAATCACCCTTTTAACCTCGCCGTTCACCAAGTGATACCCGCGGTGGCCGTCGGCTGCCCGGTAATCATAAAACCCGCACTTAATACTCCCCTTTCCTGCCTTAACCTGCTTGAAGCTCTCTACGAGAGCGGTCTTCCGGAAAAATGGGCCTGCGCGGTTATAGTGGACGATACGCTCGCCGAAGCGCTGGCCACCGACAAAAGGGTCAACTACCTCACATTCATCGGCTCCGCCAAAGTGGGATGGCATTTGAGATCAAGACTCGCGCCGGGAACAAGATGCGCTCTTGAGCACGGAGGCGCGGCTCCCGTGATAGTAGAGCGTGACGCCGACATAGACGACATGCTTCCCCTTCTTGCAAAAGGCGGCTTCTACCACGCGGGCCAGGTCTGCGTTTCCGTGCAAAGGGTTTTCGCACAGAGCTCGGTAGTGAAAAAGGTCGCTAGGGGACTTAAAAAACTCGCCCTTGAGACAAAAGTCGGAGACCCGACGAGCGAAGAAACGCATATAGGACCCCTCATAAGCCCGAAGGAGGTCACAAGAGTTCACAGCTGGGTAAAAGAGGCTTTGAGAAAAGACGGGGAGCTTCTTTGCGGAGGCAGTAGAATAGGGAAAACCTGCTACGAACCCACGGTAATCCTTAACCCGAGCCAGAACTGCAGGCTCTCGCGCGAGGAGATTTTCGGACCCGTCATAGCCGTTTACTCGTACGAGAAAATGGACGAGGCCATAGAACTGGCAAACAGTCTCCCCTACTCGTTTCAGGCGTCAGTATTCACCAAGAACATCGATACCGCACTTGAAGCCGTGAAGGAGTTAAAGGCGGCTTCGGTGCTTGTAAACGATCACACCGCATTTCGGGTCGACTGGATGCCTTTTCGTGGGGCCGGGCACTCGGGAATCGGAACGGGGGGTATTCCGTACACGATGCGCGAGATGACCCACGAAAAACTTATGGTAATAAGGTCATCCGCGGTATAA
- a CDS encoding TonB-dependent receptor: MRKEIVAGLAVLLVAGLLSPLTHAFELEKLVVLGSRFEERSVSDSPVPVDVITEEEIVATGQTEVGRIIQELIPSFNFSSSTISDGTDSLRPATLRGLGPDQVLVLVNGKRRHKSALIHVNTSVGRGTAGVDMNTIPVSAIKRIEVLRDGASAQYGSDAISGVINIVLKDGYDGKITATAGQLYEGDGETLVASINKGFSLGGESVVNATLEVRDRSKSNRAGVMGDIQYPGSECLDADGNAAPCGSLSGPRTLSANSVNDPERVFDRDRFRVGDADSTHVSFVLNMRAPVDLMDGEIYSFFDLSKRENESGGFYRRANQLDRNPAGSAYPDGFLPLINTSINDIAFGAGFEGNLTDSVEMDASYVVGGNSFSFEITDSHNASWVRCHTGEAEQCLSDADYTGSIPLSADAGELKLLQHTLNLDFTAPFTFGNLAWGGEYRREEYEIEAGERYSYEDYDGPGGRGSPGIQVFPGFKPSNELSEARDAFSAYADAEVDVGEMLLLSPAVRYENYSDFGNTFNGKLSARAGLSDSFALRGSASTGFRAPSMQQIYFNNVSTQFNLNEQTEEFDAFEVGTFRNDSDLARMIGVPELKEETSRNFSAGFVFNPLPAFTITTDFYYILIDDRIILSGRISEGNEAIPQSVRDSVGAQQGQFFMNVADTTTKGVDVVASYDHSFSDNSTLKLVFAGTVNETEITDVNLPLGLPEELFTEQDRSIIEEWQPKDRFSLSGSYSKGFASLLVAVHRYGEYTVVDGGKSQTYGAKYITDANLSLELGKVGTLKVGANNLFDVKPDKNEIGQSRGGKIYDHDGSLIVDSPGVFTYSRRSAPFGFNGGYYYLAYEYSF; this comes from the coding sequence ATGAGAAAAGAAATTGTTGCGGGGCTTGCCGTGCTGCTCGTCGCGGGTTTGCTAAGTCCCTTGACGCACGCCTTTGAACTCGAAAAGCTCGTAGTGCTCGGAAGCCGTTTTGAGGAACGCAGCGTTTCAGACTCCCCCGTTCCCGTTGACGTCATAACCGAAGAGGAGATCGTCGCGACGGGCCAGACCGAGGTAGGAAGGATTATTCAGGAGCTCATACCGTCTTTTAATTTCTCGAGCTCGACCATAAGCGACGGAACAGACTCTCTTCGTCCCGCCACGCTTCGGGGCCTTGGGCCTGATCAGGTTCTGGTGCTTGTTAACGGAAAGCGCCGCCATAAAAGCGCTCTGATACACGTAAACACCTCCGTGGGTCGCGGTACCGCTGGTGTTGACATGAACACGATTCCCGTAAGTGCCATAAAGAGAATCGAGGTGCTGAGGGACGGTGCTTCAGCGCAGTACGGTTCAGATGCTATATCCGGTGTTATAAACATAGTCCTTAAGGACGGCTACGACGGCAAGATAACGGCGACTGCCGGACAGCTTTACGAAGGAGACGGAGAAACTCTTGTGGCGAGCATAAACAAGGGTTTTTCGCTTGGTGGGGAAAGCGTAGTTAATGCGACCCTTGAAGTAAGGGACAGAAGTAAATCCAACAGGGCCGGGGTAATGGGAGATATCCAGTATCCGGGCAGTGAATGTCTTGATGCGGATGGAAATGCGGCCCCGTGCGGAAGCCTGAGTGGTCCCCGGACGCTTTCAGCCAACAGTGTAAACGATCCCGAGCGCGTTTTTGACAGGGACAGGTTCAGAGTGGGTGACGCAGATTCCACGCACGTAAGCTTCGTGCTCAACATGAGAGCGCCGGTGGACCTGATGGACGGTGAGATTTACAGCTTCTTTGACCTGTCGAAGAGGGAAAACGAGAGCGGAGGTTTTTACAGAAGGGCGAATCAGCTTGACAGAAACCCTGCCGGATCAGCTTATCCGGATGGTTTTCTTCCTCTTATCAACACCAGCATAAATGATATCGCGTTCGGTGCGGGTTTTGAGGGAAACCTTACCGACAGCGTTGAAATGGACGCGAGTTATGTAGTGGGTGGAAACTCTTTTTCCTTTGAGATTACTGATTCCCATAACGCCTCATGGGTCAGGTGTCATACCGGTGAAGCGGAGCAATGTCTCTCCGATGCGGATTACACCGGTTCAATTCCACTGTCCGCCGATGCGGGAGAGCTGAAGCTTCTTCAGCATACACTGAATCTTGATTTTACGGCTCCCTTTACGTTTGGAAATCTCGCTTGGGGAGGTGAGTACAGAAGGGAGGAATATGAGATAGAAGCCGGCGAACGGTATTCATACGAAGACTACGATGGTCCTGGAGGCAGAGGGTCTCCCGGAATACAGGTATTTCCAGGCTTCAAACCTAGCAATGAGCTCTCGGAAGCGAGGGATGCTTTTTCCGCTTACGCCGACGCAGAGGTTGATGTAGGGGAGATGTTGCTTTTAAGTCCTGCGGTGCGCTACGAGAACTACAGCGATTTCGGAAACACCTTTAACGGAAAGCTCTCCGCCCGAGCCGGACTTTCCGATTCATTTGCCCTTAGGGGTTCCGCGAGCACGGGTTTTAGGGCTCCTTCCATGCAGCAGATTTATTTCAACAACGTCTCGACACAGTTCAATCTTAATGAGCAGACAGAAGAATTTGACGCGTTTGAAGTGGGCACTTTCCGCAATGACAGTGATCTTGCGAGGATGATAGGAGTTCCGGAGCTTAAAGAAGAAACTTCAAGGAATTTCAGCGCCGGTTTCGTGTTTAACCCGCTTCCCGCTTTCACAATTACAACCGATTTCTATTACATACTGATTGATGATCGTATTATCCTGAGCGGAAGGATTAGCGAGGGCAATGAAGCCATTCCTCAATCGGTAAGGGATAGCGTAGGGGCGCAGCAGGGCCAGTTCTTCATGAACGTTGCGGACACTACGACCAAGGGAGTGGATGTGGTCGCGAGTTATGATCATTCCTTTTCCGACAATTCTACTTTAAAACTCGTTTTTGCCGGAACTGTAAACGAAACCGAGATCACGGACGTGAATCTTCCGCTCGGCCTTCCTGAAGAGCTTTTTACGGAGCAGGACCGTTCGATTATAGAAGAATGGCAGCCTAAGGACCGGTTCTCCCTTTCCGGGTCTTATTCAAAAGGATTCGCATCCCTGCTGGTTGCTGTTCACCGTTACGGAGAATATACGGTTGTTGACGGCGGAAAAAGCCAGACTTATGGCGCAAAGTACATTACCGATGCAAATCTTAGCCTGGAACTGGGCAAAGTCGGTACGCTTAAAGTTGGGGCCAACAACCTTTTTGATGTAAAGCCGGACAAAAACGAAATCGGCCAGTCAAGGGGCGGTAAAATATATGATCACGATGGGTCTCTTATAGTCGATTCTCCGGGAGTTTTCACCTACTCACGGCGCTCGGCACCTTTCGGATTTAACGGCGGTTATTACTACTTGGCTTACGAGTACAGCTTCTAG
- the lepA gene encoding translation elongation factor 4, translated as METDLIRNFSIIAHVDHGKSTLADRLLEFTGTLSEREKTEQFLDNMEIERERGITIKAQAVRLKYKADDGRTYEFNLIDTPGHVDFSYEVSRSLIACEGALLVVDASQGVEAQTLAHAYLAADSGLEMIPVINKIDLPSAEPERVKKEIEDIVGISTEDAVLASAKDGTGTKEILESIVALVPPPKSPEDSRLKALIFDSWFDSYQGVVMLVRIYEGTVRLGMRIKLMATGKKYEVRKIGAFAPQAEELEQLTTGQVGFITASIKEIGEAGVGDTITDADSPIKNPLEGFKVIKPMVFSGLYPIDTGDYDRLKEGLEKLKLNDSSLVYEPETSLALGFGFRCGFLGLLHMEIVRERVEREFEVNLITTAPTVIYKAVYPGGREVYVDNPSELPTGDRSARLQEPYVYVSVHTPSDYLGQIFELCEKRRGIQRNLSYVTENRAIIEYELPLAEIVYDFYDNLKSVTKGYASMDYEPAGYKDSDLIKLDILVNGNIVDALSIISHKDKAYERGRGLIGKLRSLIPRQLYEVAIQAAIGSRVIARESVKAMRKDVTSKCYGGDVTRKRKLLEKQKEGKKRMKQVGRVEIPQEAFLAVLKND; from the coding sequence ATGGAAACGGACCTAATTCGAAATTTCTCCATAATAGCTCACGTCGATCACGGCAAATCAACTCTTGCCGACAGGCTTCTTGAGTTCACGGGCACCCTCAGCGAACGCGAGAAAACCGAGCAGTTCCTCGACAACATGGAAATAGAAAGGGAGAGGGGAATAACCATAAAGGCCCAGGCGGTAAGGCTGAAGTACAAAGCCGATGACGGCAGAACCTATGAGTTCAACCTGATAGACACCCCCGGGCACGTCGATTTCAGCTACGAGGTTTCGCGGAGCCTCATAGCGTGCGAGGGAGCACTGCTTGTGGTTGACGCCTCCCAGGGAGTTGAGGCCCAGACGCTTGCCCACGCTTACCTGGCCGCTGATTCAGGGCTTGAGATGATACCCGTCATAAACAAGATAGACCTGCCTTCCGCCGAACCCGAGAGAGTGAAAAAAGAAATAGAGGATATAGTCGGAATCTCCACCGAGGACGCCGTTTTGGCAAGCGCCAAGGACGGAACCGGCACGAAGGAGATACTGGAATCGATCGTGGCGCTCGTACCGCCGCCTAAGAGCCCCGAGGACTCGAGGCTCAAAGCGCTCATATTCGACAGCTGGTTCGACTCATACCAGGGCGTCGTGATGCTGGTGAGGATATACGAGGGAACGGTAAGACTTGGCATGAGAATCAAGCTCATGGCAACTGGCAAAAAATACGAGGTGCGGAAGATAGGTGCGTTTGCTCCGCAGGCAGAGGAACTTGAGCAGCTCACGACGGGACAGGTCGGATTCATAACCGCCTCCATAAAGGAAATCGGGGAAGCTGGAGTCGGTGACACGATAACGGATGCCGATTCCCCCATCAAAAACCCCCTCGAGGGATTCAAGGTCATAAAGCCCATGGTCTTCAGCGGGCTCTACCCCATCGACACGGGAGATTACGACAGGCTCAAGGAAGGGCTCGAGAAGCTCAAGCTCAATGACTCGTCACTTGTTTACGAGCCCGAGACGTCATTGGCGCTTGGGTTCGGTTTCCGCTGCGGCTTCCTCGGGCTGCTACATATGGAAATCGTGCGGGAGAGGGTGGAGAGGGAATTCGAGGTAAATCTCATAACTACCGCGCCGACCGTCATTTACAAGGCCGTCTATCCGGGAGGAAGGGAGGTGTACGTCGACAATCCCAGCGAGCTTCCGACCGGCGACCGCTCGGCCCGGCTCCAGGAACCGTACGTGTACGTCTCCGTTCACACCCCTTCGGATTATCTGGGGCAGATATTCGAGCTCTGCGAGAAAAGAAGGGGCATACAGAGGAACCTAAGCTACGTGACTGAAAACAGGGCCATAATCGAATACGAACTTCCCCTCGCAGAAATAGTCTACGATTTTTACGACAATCTAAAATCCGTCACCAAGGGCTACGCCTCGATGGATTACGAACCCGCCGGATACAAGGACTCAGACCTCATAAAGCTCGATATCCTAGTTAACGGAAACATAGTCGATGCGCTCTCGATAATCTCCCACAAGGACAAGGCCTACGAGAGGGGGAGAGGACTTATAGGAAAACTCCGGTCGCTTATACCCCGCCAGCTCTACGAGGTAGCCATACAGGCCGCAATCGGAAGCAGGGTCATAGCCCGCGAATCCGTAAAGGCGATGAGGAAGGACGTTACTTCGAAGTGCTACGGGGGAGACGTCACCAGAAAAAGAAAACTTCTTGAGAAACAGAAAGAGGGAAAAAAGAGGATGAAGCAGGTAGGAAGGGTGGAGATACCGCAGGAAGCTTTTCTGGCCGTGCTTAAAAACGACTGA
- a CDS encoding thiamine pyrophosphate-binding protein — MARRQGGYLVSRALYDLGVRDIFTLGGGHINPVYRACTDLGIRLVDTHHEQGAAMAADAYGRLRRVPGICLVTAGPGLTNALTGVSGSYLANSPMMLISGRSGIEENDRMSLQEIDQEAIVRPVTKWARTVYEVGRLEEYVSAAYGAAISARPGPAYLGMSYEVLYPSCDEKETSPARAPVPDTDCEPPEHKISEFFRLLSDSKRPVVIVGSGGWYSGAEQSILEFAETLGAPFFTLNMGRGILPDNHKCCFGAASPASPGGFREISANADLVILLGIRLSIYAGFGKTINPGAKTVQVDIHPEEIGRNRPADLGVVCDLGSFLAKANLYARENKRSFDFRSWMKDARSSRSRARAAFRRTVSKSKGIHPATVAKTVSDYLGGGGVIAVDGGDCQSWTDLSSEVRTPGHYLKGGPLGCMGVGVPFALGAKVAFPEKPVVLVTGDGAVAMNFMEMETAVRHSIPFVVVVCNDSAWGMTKHQIEITYPDAGVTQGVDLGFVDFHEIIKAMGGYGEKIEDIKDLTPGLERAFSSGLPSVINVRTDPDAVSGATRVITEMMMRAMD; from the coding sequence ATGGCGAGACGACAGGGCGGATATCTGGTCTCAAGGGCTCTTTACGATCTGGGAGTGAGAGACATCTTTACCCTCGGAGGGGGACACATAAACCCTGTTTACAGGGCATGCACGGATCTTGGCATAAGGCTTGTCGACACCCATCATGAGCAGGGAGCCGCGATGGCGGCGGATGCTTACGGAAGACTCAGAAGAGTGCCTGGGATATGTCTTGTGACGGCGGGTCCCGGACTTACAAACGCCCTCACGGGGGTATCGGGTTCTTATCTGGCAAATTCTCCAATGATGCTGATTTCGGGACGTTCGGGGATCGAGGAGAACGACAGGATGTCCCTTCAGGAGATAGACCAGGAAGCAATCGTAAGGCCCGTTACGAAGTGGGCGAGGACGGTTTACGAAGTCGGAAGGCTCGAGGAATATGTCTCGGCCGCCTACGGGGCCGCGATCTCTGCCAGGCCGGGGCCTGCGTACCTTGGAATGTCCTACGAGGTCCTTTACCCCAGTTGCGATGAAAAGGAGACTTCACCCGCAAGGGCTCCCGTTCCGGATACCGACTGCGAACCGCCCGAGCACAAGATCTCGGAATTTTTCCGGTTGCTTTCCGACTCAAAAAGACCCGTTGTGATTGTCGGAAGCGGCGGATGGTACTCGGGTGCGGAGCAAAGCATTTTGGAATTCGCGGAAACACTTGGAGCGCCTTTTTTCACTCTTAACATGGGAAGAGGGATCCTGCCGGATAACCATAAATGCTGCTTCGGGGCGGCATCACCTGCAAGTCCCGGGGGATTCAGGGAGATAAGCGCAAACGCGGATCTTGTGATTCTTCTCGGCATAAGGCTCAGCATCTACGCCGGGTTCGGAAAGACAATAAACCCCGGGGCCAAGACGGTCCAGGTGGATATCCATCCCGAGGAGATCGGGAGAAACCGCCCGGCCGATCTCGGGGTAGTCTGCGATCTCGGTTCTTTCCTCGCCAAGGCGAATCTTTACGCCCGGGAAAACAAGAGAAGCTTCGATTTTCGTTCCTGGATGAAGGATGCCCGTTCCTCAAGGTCCCGCGCCCGCGCGGCGTTTCGCCGGACCGTTTCCAAATCGAAGGGAATCCACCCGGCCACGGTAGCAAAAACTGTTTCCGATTACTTGGGGGGAGGGGGGGTAATCGCGGTTGACGGCGGAGACTGCCAGTCATGGACAGACCTTTCATCCGAAGTAAGAACCCCTGGGCATTACCTTAAGGGAGGCCCGCTTGGATGCATGGGCGTCGGAGTGCCTTTTGCCCTCGGGGCAAAGGTCGCTTTTCCCGAAAAGCCCGTGGTGCTCGTGACCGGAGATGGAGCCGTGGCCATGAATTTCATGGAGATGGAAACCGCGGTGAGACACTCTATCCCGTTTGTGGTTGTGGTCTGCAACGATTCCGCGTGGGGAATGACCAAGCATCAGATAGAGATAACCTATCCTGACGCGGGGGTGACCCAGGGAGTGGACCTCGGTTTTGTTGATTTTCACGAAATAATAAAAGCAATGGGCGGGTACGGGGAGAAGATAGAGGATATAAAAGACCTGACCCCAGGCTTGGAAAGGGCTTTTTCCTCGGGACTCCCTTCAGTGATCAACGTGAGAACCGACCCTGATGCGGTAAGCGGCGCAACGCGGGTGATCACGGAGATGATGATGAGGGCGATGGACTGA